One Oryza brachyantha chromosome 3, ObraRS2, whole genome shotgun sequence DNA segment encodes these proteins:
- the LOC102717225 gene encoding putative MO25-like protein At4g17270, producing MSFFFRMASRLRPSTPEEVVRSINDSFHALHTKTGARALEEVEKNLSSLRQMLAGDGDAEPNQEQVLQITLEICKEDVLSLFVQNLPSLGWGVRKDLVHCWCILLKQKVDESYCCVKYIENHLELLDFLVGCYKNLDVALNCGSMLRECIKYPTLTKYILESSSFELFFEYVELPNFDIASDALSTFKDLLTKHETVVAEFLSSHYEQFFELYTRLLTSANYVTRRQSVKFLSEFLLEAPNSRIMKRYITEVRFLNIMTTLLKDSSKNIRICAFHVFKVFVANPNKHRSIIEALIENRRELLKLLQNLPTSKGEDELDEERDLIIQEIQKLACPSA from the exons ATGTCCTTCTTCTTCCGCATGGCGTCGCGGCTGCGCCCATCGACGCCGGAGGAGGTGGTCCGCTCCATCAACGACTCCTTCCACGCCCTCCACACCAAGACCGGCGCCAGG GCCCTCGAAGAGGTTGAGAAAAATCTCTCATCGTTGCGGCAAATGCTCGCTGGCGATGGGGATGCAGAACCAAACCAAGAACAAGTCTTGCAAATAACGCTTGAAATTTGCAAGGAGGACGTCCTTTCCCTCTTTGTTCAGAACCTACCTTCGTTGGGTTGGGGA GTAAGGAAAGATCTGGTTCACTGCTGGTGCATTTTGCTCAAACAGAAGGTTGATGAGAGCTACTGCTGTGTGAAGTATATTGAGAACCACCTGGAGCTTTTAGATTTCCTAGTTGGCTG CTACAAGAACTTGGACGTTGCACTGAATTGTGGGAGCATGTTGAGAGAATGCATAAAATACCCTACGCTTACCAA GTACATATTGGAATCCAGTAGCTTCGAGCTGTTTTTTGAGTACGTTGAACTGCCAAACTTTGATATTGCTTCTGATGCTCTGAGCACCTTCAAG GATCTGCTTACCAAACATGAAACGGTTGTCGCTGAGTTCTTGAGCTCCCACTACGAGCAG TTCTTTGAACTCTACACAAGACTCTTAACATCAGCTAATTATGTAACAAGAAGACAATCAGTGAAG TTCCTTTCAGAATTTCTGTTGGAGGCCCCAAATTCTCGAATAATGAAGCGTTATATCACGGAAGTTCGTTTCTTAAATATTATGACTACTCTACTGAAG GATTCAAGCAAAAACATTAGAATATGCGCCTTCCACGTTTTTAAG GTTTTTGTTGCCAATCCAAACAAGCATCGCAGCATCATCGAGGCTTTGATCGAAAATCGCAGAGAACTGCTGAAGCTACTCCAAAATCTTCCTACGAGTAAAG GCGAAGATGAACTTGATGAGGAGAGGGATCTAATTATTCAGGAGATCCAGAAGCTGGCCTGCCCATCAGCATGA
- the LOC102707202 gene encoding uncharacterized protein LOC102707202 isoform X1, with the protein MLWLKRFMAGRRRQRRRRRGRQRAAQQPHNGSITKRKETPCQQDNQGDKRLKYSEPDLPEHMWWHIHSLLPLRDAARVACVSRVFLRSWRCHPNLIFITETLGLEPNAGRQRDRTRAFTSIVNHILKNHSGNGIKTLNLQLYDYPDINPCDLNNWLQNAIKPWIEEITLGCIDCKYIKMYNFPCSLLFGENGRSLRYLDIHGCAFRPTVGLRLRSLRQLCLYYVCITGDELWCLLTNSFALKELELSGCSEIICLKVPPLEQLSHLNVFSCKMLQMIEMTDSNISTFNFIGSLPQFSVGQLSKVKDLDMECSNKSNFLFNAITRLPCVAPNVESLVLFSISEMVDTPMVAAKFLHLKYLDITLSDANFSPEYDYLSLVHFLDACPVLETFILSILQERMKHVSVFGDASLPMRQMTEHKKHKSLKHVMMLGFCSAKSLVELTCCILEKATSLECITLDTINNWYSDESGIINRCSDTSNTRKCLPIGRKMILEAHRALLAIERYIVGKVPSAVRLDVLRPCTRCHTV; encoded by the exons ATGTTGTGGCTGAAGCGGTTCATggctgggcggcggcggcagcggcggcggcggcgaggtcgtcaGAGAGCGGCGCAGCAACCCCACA aTGGATCAATtaccaaaagaaaagagacaCCCTGCCAACAAGATAATCAGGGTGATAAGAGATTAAAATATTCAGAGCCAGACTTACCAGAG CATATGTGGTGGCATATACACTCCCTATTGCCACTGCGGGATGCCGCCCGTGTTGCTTGTGTATCTCGTGTATTTCTACGTTCATGGAGATGCCATCCCAACCTCATCTTCATTACGGAAACACTGGGCTTGGAACCAAATGCTGGCAGACAACGTGATAGAACAAGGGCTTTCACTAGCATAGTTAACCACATACTGAAAAATCACTCAGGCAATGGAATAAAGACACTCAACCTTCAGTTGTATGACTATCCCGATATCAACCCGTGCGATCTCAACAATTGGCTTCAGAATGCAATTAAGCCATGGATCGAAGAAATTACGCTGGGATGTATTGATTGCAAGTACATAAAAATGTACAACTTCCCATGCTCACTTTTATTTGGTGAGAATGGAAGGTCACTTCGGTATCTTGACATCCATGGCTGTGCCTTCCGTCCCACGGTTGGCCTTCGCTTGAGAAGCCTAAGACAGTTGTGTTTATATTATGTGTGTATTACAGGGGATGAGTTATGGTGCCTTCTTACCAATTCTTTTGCTTTGAAGGAGTTGGAGCTTTCGGGTTGCAGTGAGATAATCTGTCTGAAGGTACCACCACTAGAGCAACTCAGCCACCTGAATGTGTTTTCATGCAAGATGCTGCAGATGATAGAGATGACAGATTCGAACATCTCCACTTTTAACTTCATTGGTAGCCTACCACAATTCTCAGTTGGACAATTGTCGAAAGTGAAGGATTTGGATATGGAGTGTTCAAATAAATCCAACTTTCTTTTTAATGCTATTACCAGGCTTCCATGTGTTGCGCCAAATGTTGAAAGTCTTGTCCTATTTTCAATCAGCGAG ATGGTTGATACTCCAATGGTCGCTGCCAAATTCCTCCACCTCAAGTACTTGGACATAACGCTTTCTGATGCCAATTTTTCACCAGAATATGATTACCTGTCTTTGGTTCATTTTCTCGATGCTTGTCCTGTTCTAGAGACCTTCATCTTGTCG ATATTACAGGAGCGCATGAAGCATGTTTCGGTTTTTGGGGATGCCTCTTTACCTATGAGGCAGATGACTGAACACAAGAAGCACAAGAGCCTAAAACATGTGATGATGTTAGGCTTCTGCTCTGCAAAGAGCTTGGTCGAGTTAACATGCTGCATTCTCGAGAAGGCGACATCACTGGAATGCATTACACTGGACACCATAAATAATTGGTATTCTGATGAAAGCGGTATTATTAACCGGTGTTCCGACACCAGCAACACCCGTAAATGCTTACCTATAGGCCGGAAGATGATATTAGAGGCTCATAGAGCGCTCCTGGCCATCGAAAGATACATAGTGGGCAAAGTTCCCTCGGCTGTTAGGTTGGATGTTCTCAGACCTTGTACCCGTTGCCATACCGTTTGA
- the LOC102706927 gene encoding skin secretory protein xP2-like: MQTEKEESAAVATGAGGKPPGFCDRLQRAFHSRPAFRPLRRLGVRPGHDGGAAPGTGKPAGAATPGAAAATHGNGGGPPRPRPVTSPAGHAPAPVVLPPAPAPVKPAAKPAGNAPAPIVLPSAPAPAPAAGSPPPRRRHGHAPTSSGSAPTAAAAEKVPAAPPPGIPVPVPPPAAATGTPPAPDAKDGGGKDQQTKGKTWVSSRVRKAFSSK; this comes from the coding sequence ATGCAGACGGAGAAGGAGGAGTCTGCTGCCgtcgccaccggcgccggcgggaagCCGCCGGGCTTCTGTGACCGGCTGCAGAGGGCTTTCCACTCCCGGCCGGCGTTCCggcctctccgccgcctcggcgtccGCCCCGGCcatgacggcggcgccgcgcctgGAACAGGCAAGCCCGCAGGCGCCGCCACTCCtggcgctgcggcggcgacgcacggcaacggcggcggcccaCCGAGGCCGCGGCCGGTGACGTCTCCGGCGGGCCATGCCCCGGCGCCTGTCGtgttgccgccggcgccggccccgGTGAAGCCGGCCGCCAAGCCTGCAGGCAACGCTCCGGCGCCTATCGTGTTGccttcggcgccggcgccggcgccggctgcagggtcaccaccaccgcgtCGTCGTCATGGCCATGCCCCTACCTCGTCCGGGAGCGCGCCAACCGCAGCGGCTGCAGAGAAGGTTccggcagcgccgccaccaGGGATCCCGgtgcccgtgccgccgccggctgctgccACCGGAACGCCACCGGCGCCTGACGCGAAGGACGGCGGTGGCAAGGACCAGCAAACCAAGGGGAAGACCTGGGTGAGCTCCAGAGTCCGCAAGGCCTTCTCCTCCAAGTAG
- the LOC121053883 gene encoding transcription termination factor MTEF1, chloroplastic-like gives MEEVLLRHAAASHARLPRPPPSAPRARRLRVVAVALRTRPTSLAVPGFPPAPAPAPEHVLLPSPSVAAGAAEVLLAAGVPPADLRRAAGMCPELLSVPVGTITAALKFLTDEAGVPAEDLPRVLRRRPRLLVSPVAARLRPTLYFLRALGVPDLARRADLLSFSVEDKLLPRIEFLESLGLPSRAARSMARRFPALFYYGIDGNMRPKAEYLLGAMGRHADELFDFPEYFSYALAARIAPRHEACAARGVRMPLPTMLRPGDAKFRATLAGCVGSTPPRRRSPLWHAYWVDDAGEVEEIKASQP, from the coding sequence ATGGAGGAGGTCCTGCTGCGCCACGCCGCGGCAAGCCACGCGAGGCTCCCGAGGCCCCCTCCGTCGGCGCctcgcgcgcgccgcctccgcgtcgtcgccgtcgcgctgcgGACCAGGCCCACCAGCCTCGCCGTCCCGGGgttcccgccggcgccggcgccggcgccggagcacGTGCTGCTGCCGTCCCCGTCCGTGGCCGCGGGTGCTGCCGAGGTCTTGCTGGCGGCGGGGGTGCCCCCCGCCGACCTCAGGCGAGCGGCGGGGATGTGCCCCGAGCTGCTGTCCGTGCCCGTGGGGACCATCACGGCCGCGCTGAAGTTCTTGACCGACGAGGCGGGCGTCCCGGCGGAGGACCTCCCGCgggtgctgcggcggcgcccgcggcTGCTCGTGTCGCCCGTCGCAGCGCGGCTCCGCCCCACGCTCTACTTCCTCCGCGCGCTCGGCGTGCCGGACCTGGCCCGCCGCGCCGACCTGCTATCCTTCTCCGTCGAGGACAAGCTGCTCCCGCGGATCGAGTTCCTCGAGTCACTCGGCCTcccctcccgcgccgcgcgctccaTGGCGCGCCGCTTCCCGGCGCTCTTCTACTACGGCATCGACGGCAACATGCGGCCCAAGGCCGAGTACCTCCTCGGCGCCATGGGCCGCCACGCCGACGAGCTCTTCGACTTCCCGGAGTACTTCTCCTacgcgctcgccgcgcgcaTCGCGCCGCGCCACGAGGCctgcgccgcgcgcggcgtcAGGATGCCGCTGCCCACCATGCTCCGGCCGGGCGACGCCAAGTTCAGGGCCACCCTCGCCGGCTGCGTCGGCTCCACGCCGCCCCGGAGGCGGTCGCCGCTATGGCACGCCTACTGGgtggacgacgccggcgaggtggaggaAATCAAGGCGTCGCAGCCGTga
- the LOC121053796 gene encoding uncharacterized protein LOC121053796 has protein sequence MIRSKFTTILKEKSGPFQSLSPMQWKRKSVKRPKGRNTLTSSTSSTLRARGSSIKEKPLDQRKRASHLILRNKEGVRLRNQLLNLQLGRNSRILTALSVTVMDIGTKTAPASRSGWPVKGLNGVQTLRKGEHILRVADGAEIEVEAVGDLALKLPSGYNLILNNVLVAPSVKRNLISVRVLYRALPPPRDDRTPSWRPEADSDPVEHEDSGKRIQPAAVR, from the exons ATGATCCGTTCAAAATTCACTACAATACTCAAAGAGAAAAGTGGACCATTTCAGAGCTTATCTCCCATGcagtggaagaggaagagcgtcaaaaggccaaaaggcagaaacacattgaccagctcaacctcgtcaactctaagggcaagaggaagttccatcaaggagaagcctctggatcaaagaaaaagggcaagcCACCTCATCCTCCGAAACAAGGAGGGAGTAAGGCTGCGCAATCAACTGCTCAACCTTCAGCTGGGCCGAAATTCAAGAATCCTCACTGCACTTTCTGTGACAGTGATGGACATTGGCACAAAGACTGCCCCCGCTTCAAGGAGTGGTTGGCCCGtaaag GGATTGAATGGCGTCCAGACGCTAAGAAAAGGGGAGCACATCCTAAGAGTAGCTGATGGAGCAGAGATTGAAGTGGAGGCTGTTGGAGACCTCGCACTCAAGCTTCCCAGTGgctacaatttaatacttaataatgtcttagttgctccttccgttaaaagaaatcttatttcagtcagagtccta TACcgagcgctgccgccgccccgggATGATCGAACTCCTTCGTGGAGACCAGAGGCTGACTCGGACCCTGTTGAACATGAGGATTCCGGCAAGAGAATTCAACCTGCTGCTGTGAGGTGA
- the LOC102707202 gene encoding uncharacterized protein LOC102707202 isoform X2, with translation MLWLKRFMAGRRRQRRRRRGRQRAAQQPHNGSITKRKETPCQQDNQGDKRLKYSEPDLPEHMWWHIHSLLPLRDAARVACVSRVFLRSWRCHPNLIFITETLGLEPNAGRQRDRTRAFTSIVNHILKNHSGNGIKTLNLQLYDYPDINPCDLNNWLQNAIKPWIEEITLGCIDCKYIKMYNFPCSLLFGENGRSLRYLDIHGCAFRPTVGLRLRSLRQLCLYYVCITGDELWCLLTNSFALKELELSGCSEIICLKVPPLEQLSHLNVFSCKMLQMIEMTDSNISTFNFIGSLPQFSVGQLSKVKDLDMECSNKSNFLFNAITRLPCVAPNVESLVLFSISEMVDTPMVAAKFLHLKYLDITLSDANFSPEYDYLSLVHFLDACPVLETFILSERMKHVSVFGDASLPMRQMTEHKKHKSLKHVMMLGFCSAKSLVELTCCILEKATSLECITLDTINNWYSDESGIINRCSDTSNTRKCLPIGRKMILEAHRALLAIERYIVGKVPSAVRLDVLRPCTRCHTV, from the exons ATGTTGTGGCTGAAGCGGTTCATggctgggcggcggcggcagcggcggcggcggcgaggtcgtcaGAGAGCGGCGCAGCAACCCCACA aTGGATCAATtaccaaaagaaaagagacaCCCTGCCAACAAGATAATCAGGGTGATAAGAGATTAAAATATTCAGAGCCAGACTTACCAGAG CATATGTGGTGGCATATACACTCCCTATTGCCACTGCGGGATGCCGCCCGTGTTGCTTGTGTATCTCGTGTATTTCTACGTTCATGGAGATGCCATCCCAACCTCATCTTCATTACGGAAACACTGGGCTTGGAACCAAATGCTGGCAGACAACGTGATAGAACAAGGGCTTTCACTAGCATAGTTAACCACATACTGAAAAATCACTCAGGCAATGGAATAAAGACACTCAACCTTCAGTTGTATGACTATCCCGATATCAACCCGTGCGATCTCAACAATTGGCTTCAGAATGCAATTAAGCCATGGATCGAAGAAATTACGCTGGGATGTATTGATTGCAAGTACATAAAAATGTACAACTTCCCATGCTCACTTTTATTTGGTGAGAATGGAAGGTCACTTCGGTATCTTGACATCCATGGCTGTGCCTTCCGTCCCACGGTTGGCCTTCGCTTGAGAAGCCTAAGACAGTTGTGTTTATATTATGTGTGTATTACAGGGGATGAGTTATGGTGCCTTCTTACCAATTCTTTTGCTTTGAAGGAGTTGGAGCTTTCGGGTTGCAGTGAGATAATCTGTCTGAAGGTACCACCACTAGAGCAACTCAGCCACCTGAATGTGTTTTCATGCAAGATGCTGCAGATGATAGAGATGACAGATTCGAACATCTCCACTTTTAACTTCATTGGTAGCCTACCACAATTCTCAGTTGGACAATTGTCGAAAGTGAAGGATTTGGATATGGAGTGTTCAAATAAATCCAACTTTCTTTTTAATGCTATTACCAGGCTTCCATGTGTTGCGCCAAATGTTGAAAGTCTTGTCCTATTTTCAATCAGCGAG ATGGTTGATACTCCAATGGTCGCTGCCAAATTCCTCCACCTCAAGTACTTGGACATAACGCTTTCTGATGCCAATTTTTCACCAGAATATGATTACCTGTCTTTGGTTCATTTTCTCGATGCTTGTCCTGTTCTAGAGACCTTCATCTTGTCG GAGCGCATGAAGCATGTTTCGGTTTTTGGGGATGCCTCTTTACCTATGAGGCAGATGACTGAACACAAGAAGCACAAGAGCCTAAAACATGTGATGATGTTAGGCTTCTGCTCTGCAAAGAGCTTGGTCGAGTTAACATGCTGCATTCTCGAGAAGGCGACATCACTGGAATGCATTACACTGGACACCATAAATAATTGGTATTCTGATGAAAGCGGTATTATTAACCGGTGTTCCGACACCAGCAACACCCGTAAATGCTTACCTATAGGCCGGAAGATGATATTAGAGGCTCATAGAGCGCTCCTGGCCATCGAAAGATACATAGTGGGCAAAGTTCCCTCGGCTGTTAGGTTGGATGTTCTCAGACCTTGTACCCGTTGCCATACCGTTTGA
- the LOC102707759 gene encoding probable galacturonosyltransferase-like 4: MACGAIAAVASLALLVLLGGGGHAAAGRRGDSAAMVIRRPSSSIPSFREAPAFRNGEECAGGRVDVAMTLDANYLRGTMAGVLSILQHTACPESVSFHFLAAGMDADLAAAVRATFPYLDLRVYRFDPSRVRGRISRSIRHALDQPLNYARIYLADTLPPGVRRVIYLDSDVVVVDDIRTLASVDLGGHVVGAPEYCHANFTNYFTDAFWSDPALNGTFHGRRPCYFNTGVMVMDVGKWRAGGYTRRVEQWMEVQKQTRIYHLGSLPPFLLVLAGDIQAVDHRWNQHGLGGDNVKGRCRGLHPGPISLLHWSGKGKPWIRLDARRPCSVDYLWAPYDLFRPSSPVLEE; encoded by the coding sequence ATGGCGTGCGGCGCCATTGCCGCGGTGGCGTCGTTGGCGTTGCTCGTactgctcggcggcggcgggcacgcGGCCGCCGGGAGGCGGGGCGACTCCGCCGCGATGGTGATccggcggccgtcgtcgtcgatcccGAGTTTCCGGGAGGCCCCCGCGTTCCGCAACGGGGAGGAgtgcgcgggcgggcgggtgGACGTGGCCATGACGCTGGACGCCAACTACCTCCGGGGCACCATGGCCGGGGTGCTGTCCATCCTGCAGCACACGGCGTGCCCGGAGAGCGTGTCGTTCcacttcctcgccgccgggatggacgccgacctcgccgcggcggtgcgCGCCACGTTCCCGTACCTGGACCTCCGCGTCTACCGCTTCGACCCGTCGCGCGTCCGCGGCCGCATCTCCCGCTCCATCCGCCACGCGCTCGACCAGCCGCTCAACTACGCGCGCATCTACCTCGCCGACACGCTGCCCCCCGGCGTGCGCCGCGTCATCTACCTCGACTCCGACGTCGTGGTCGTCGACGACATCCGCACCCTGGCCTCCGTCGACCTCGGCGGCCACGTCGTCGGCGCGCCCGAGTACTGCCACGCCAACTTCACCAACTACTTCACCGACGCCTTCTGGTCGGACCCGGCGCTCAACGGCACGTtccacggccgccgcccctGCTACTTCAACACCGGCGTCATGGTCATGGACGTCGGCAAGTGGCGCGCCGGCGGTTACACCCGCCGCGTCGAGCAGTGGATGGAGGTCCAGAAGCAGACGCGCATCTACCACCTCGGCTCCCTCCCGCCCTTCCTCCTCGTGCTCGCCGGTGACATCCAGGCCGTCGACCACCGGTGGAACCAGcacggcctcggcggcgacaacgTCAAGGGCCGGTGCCGCGGCCTCCACCCTGGCCCCATCAGCCTCCTCCATTGGAGCGGCAAGGGCAAGCCATGGATCCGCCTCGACGCCCGCCGCCCCTGCTCCGTCGACTACCTCTGGGCGCCCTACGACCTCTTCCGGCCATCCTCGCCGGTGCTCGAGGAGTGA
- the LOC102717503 gene encoding ER membrane protein complex subunit 4, producing MEKGKGLARRWAVELHDASSSSSHSSVPDPPGFTRSAPDADDAGGARQRKDAEAAWKASKAWEVAQAPFKNLMMMGFMMWMAGSTVHLFSIGITFSALWQPISALRSVGKVFEPFKDPRVDTVVPKLVFIALNLAAMGLGVWKLNTLGLLPTNVSDWVFSLAPAREVEYAGGGIPLH from the exons atggagAAGGGCAAGGGCCTCGCCCGCCGCTGGGCGGTGGAGCTCCacgacgcctcctcctcctcctcgcacTCCTCCGTCCCCGACCCCCCCGGCTTCACCAGATCCGCCCCCGACGCG gacgacgccggcggcgcgcggcagcGGAAGGATGCCGAGGCCGCGTGGAAGGCGTCG AAAGCGTGGGAGGTGGCACAGGCGCCGTTCAAGAACCTGATGATGATGGGTTTCATGATGTGGATGGCCGGGAGCACCGTCCACCTGTTTAGCATAGGTATCACGTTCTCTGCTCTGTGGCAGCCCATCAGCGCACTCCGGTCTGTTGGCAAAG TTTTTGAACCATTCAAGGACCCAAGGGTGGATACTGTAGTACCTAAGTTGGTCTTTATTGCTCTTAACTTGGCTGCTATGGGTTTAGGCGTATGGAAG CTCAATACGTTGGGTCTTCTTCCAACAAATGTATCAGATTGGGTATTTTCGCTGGCTCCTGCTCGG GAGGTTGAATATGCTGGTGGAGGAATCCCCTTGCACTGA